A single window of Candidatus Zixiibacteriota bacterium DNA harbors:
- the smpB gene encoding SsrA-binding protein SmpB, with translation MSDKDDVRYIARNRKARRDYHIRDTIEAGIELRGSEVKSLRSGKATITDAYAVVEDGQVVLKKLHISPYKMAQEPHDPLRPRRLLLHKRQIRKLFSLTEQRGYTLIVLSIYFRNNLVKVELAVAEGRKRHDKRHIIEKADADRRIRQATQKKY, from the coding sequence ATGAGTGATAAGGATGATGTGCGCTATATTGCCCGTAATCGTAAGGCCCGGCGCGATTACCACATTCGCGATACCATCGAGGCCGGTATTGAGCTTAGAGGGAGCGAGGTCAAATCTCTCCGGAGCGGTAAAGCTACAATCACGGATGCCTATGCGGTAGTTGAAGATGGACAGGTTGTTCTGAAAAAACTGCACATATCCCCGTACAAAATGGCTCAGGAACCGCACGATCCTCTGCGACCCCGACGTCTTCTGTTACACAAGCGACAAATTCGTAAGTTGTTTTCCCTCACTGAGCAACGTGGCTACACATTGATTGTTCTGTCCATATACTTCCGAAACAATCTTGTCAAAGTCGAACTTGCCGTAGCAGAGGGACGTAAAAGACATGACAAGCGACACATAATTGAGAAGGCCGATGCTGACCGGCGTATACGGCAGGCCACTCAAAAGAAGTACTGA
- a CDS encoding phasin family protein, with the protein MNMRLIKRYSNRRLYDTTASATITQRDVAQLIRSGVEVQVIESDTGRDITTAVLGRIMLVEAESWEDAQVSRSLMTHIIELGGAKSMSILKHTVLASIGAFQVTKAKAEKIIDELIKKGELNESERKTAVLELLEKAEKSTAKIRDKVSAEAGKAQKEITRVAKEIKQYTLIKSSDVKKLENKVDKLTKAVKNLEKKLAAK; encoded by the coding sequence GTGAACATGAGATTAATAAAGCGCTACAGCAACCGAAGGCTCTACGATACGACAGCCAGCGCCACTATCACCCAGCGGGATGTGGCTCAACTTATCAGGTCAGGCGTGGAGGTGCAGGTTATTGAGAGTGACACAGGCCGGGATATCACCACGGCTGTTCTGGGAAGGATCATGTTGGTTGAGGCAGAGTCGTGGGAAGATGCCCAGGTTTCGAGATCGTTAATGACGCACATAATTGAATTAGGAGGAGCCAAGTCCATGTCTATTTTGAAACACACCGTACTAGCCTCGATAGGCGCTTTTCAGGTGACCAAGGCGAAGGCCGAGAAAATCATCGACGAGCTTATCAAGAAAGGTGAACTCAACGAATCGGAGCGCAAGACAGCCGTTCTGGAACTGCTTGAAAAGGCAGAGAAATCGACGGCCAAAATTCGTGACAAGGTCTCTGCGGAGGCAGGCAAAGCCCAGAAGGAAATAACACGAGTGGCTAAGGAGATCAAGCAGTACACCTTGATCAAGTCTTCTGATGTAAAGAAATTGGAAAACAAAGTGGACAAACTCACAAAGGCTGTCAAGAACCTAGAGAAGAAGCTGGCTGCTAAGTAG
- a CDS encoding M28 family peptidase — MKLSLIVALVLAITACTPTASGEAKYEITTDSIYNHIAVLAHDSLEGRRVGYEGEIKAAKYIYNIMSTAGLEPKGDSSTFLQSFIFTKKIEYGEANSLTLNGEQLELKSEFLPMRQSASIVFDFTGIVDVGYGITVDSSEGDYDDYAGVDTEGKAVIVRRFAPETTDSTQPDLDRYSSLTNKISNALDHKAAAVFFVTPPDHDDTLRGGGPVRVSPKEIPIVFLRRAGLERLGLDIDSPDISSLTGEVDIYKIRDTGYNVVGYIPTANDTTVIFGAHYDHLGWGGPGSGSRYLGEEPMIHNGADDNGSGTAALLELARYFADRKREIKYSMLFIAFSGEEFGVLGSSHYARHMTIDSSKVRMMINMDMIGRLAEQDKGLAIMGTGTCPEFKIYLDSLDVTDLKLALKESGMGPSDHASFYNRGIPVLNFFTGAHEDYHKPEDDIEKLDCDGIVRVASLVADITSHFDRFDGPLTFQKTKTPEGMSARSNFSVTLGIMPDFISEVNGLGVDGVSPDRPGERAGLIEGDVIIKMGDIKIGDIYDYMNALGKFRKGDTTSVAVVRLLDTLQMEVIFE, encoded by the coding sequence ATGAAACTCTCTTTGATAGTAGCATTAGTGCTCGCCATAACGGCATGCACACCAACAGCGAGTGGCGAAGCGAAGTACGAAATTACGACTGACTCAATCTATAATCACATTGCCGTCCTTGCTCACGATTCCCTGGAAGGTCGCCGCGTTGGCTACGAAGGCGAAATCAAGGCCGCTAAATACATCTACAACATCATGTCCACTGCCGGCCTCGAACCGAAGGGAGACTCATCGACATTTCTGCAATCCTTCATTTTCACCAAGAAGATCGAGTATGGAGAAGCAAATAGCCTGACACTCAACGGTGAGCAGTTGGAACTGAAAAGCGAATTTCTGCCTATGCGTCAATCAGCCAGTATTGTCTTTGATTTCACCGGGATTGTAGACGTTGGCTACGGTATCACCGTAGATTCAAGTGAAGGTGACTACGACGACTATGCCGGAGTTGATACTGAAGGCAAGGCCGTGATCGTAAGAAGATTTGCTCCAGAGACGACTGACAGCACACAACCAGATCTGGACCGTTACAGTTCCCTGACGAATAAGATAAGCAATGCTCTTGATCACAAGGCGGCGGCTGTGTTTTTTGTTACACCACCTGACCATGATGACACTCTCCGGGGGGGCGGTCCGGTGCGGGTTTCACCCAAGGAAATCCCCATAGTCTTTCTTCGTCGCGCCGGTCTTGAACGGTTGGGGCTGGACATAGATTCTCCTGATATCAGCAGTCTTACCGGTGAAGTTGATATTTATAAGATACGTGACACCGGCTATAATGTCGTTGGATACATTCCGACCGCCAATGACACCACCGTGATCTTTGGTGCGCACTATGACCACCTCGGTTGGGGGGGACCGGGTTCGGGATCGCGCTACCTTGGCGAAGAACCAATGATCCACAACGGTGCCGACGATAACGGCTCAGGGACAGCGGCTCTACTTGAGTTGGCCCGCTACTTTGCAGACAGGAAACGTGAGATAAAATACTCTATGCTTTTCATCGCTTTCTCAGGCGAGGAATTTGGCGTGCTTGGTTCCAGCCACTACGCCCGCCATATGACTATTGACTCGTCGAAAGTGCGCATGATGATTAACATGGATATGATTGGCCGCCTGGCGGAACAGGATAAAGGTCTGGCGATTATGGGTACCGGTACCTGTCCCGAATTCAAGATTTACCTCGATTCTCTTGATGTGACTGATCTCAAGTTAGCTCTCAAGGAATCAGGTATGGGACCATCCGATCATGCCTCTTTTTATAATCGCGGCATACCCGTCCTCAATTTCTTCACTGGCGCTCATGAGGACTACCATAAGCCCGAAGACGACATTGAAAAACTCGATTGTGATGGCATTGTACGAGTAGCCTCACTTGTAGCTGATATTACTTCACACTTCGATCGCTTCGACGGTCCCCTGACTTTCCAGAAAACAAAAACCCCGGAAGGTATGTCAGCCCGTAGTAATTTCTCAGTCACCCTGGGAATCATGCCCGATTTCATTTCGGAAGTAAACGGTCTTGGTGTTGACGGCGTTTCACCTGATCGCCCTGGTGAAAGAGCCGGTCTTATCGAGGGAGATGTCATTATCAAGATGGGTGACATCAAGATCGGCGATATCTACGACTACATGAATGCCCTCGGGAAGTTCCGTAAAGGAGACACAACCTCTGTAGCAGTTGTACGTCTCTTAGATACGTTGCAGATGGAAGTGATCTTCGAATAG
- a CDS encoding ComF family protein yields the protein MRKIHPILTGMLDFVFPPLCAGCGHYDDSSTGICVRCRRMIDVFNRPTCLSCGTVLSSDVKCPVCADDSLPLFAYGNYHQTPLRDIIIQFKFRDVLPPVETLVSALAKAFAPQLKELSADCLVPIPLHPYREHKRGYNQARIIAESLAPLIELTVDEHLIQRTKRRRPQSKLAVAKREKNIQGVFSVPEIPTTKLRIILVDDVVTSGATVTEAKKILVAAGHTVVGVVALAHGV from the coding sequence GTGAGAAAGATACACCCGATTCTGACGGGTATGCTGGATTTTGTATTCCCCCCACTGTGTGCCGGATGCGGGCATTATGATGATTCGAGCACAGGTATCTGTGTCCGCTGTCGCCGGATGATTGATGTATTCAACAGGCCGACCTGTCTTAGTTGCGGGACGGTCCTAAGCTCGGACGTGAAATGTCCTGTTTGCGCCGATGACAGCCTTCCGCTCTTTGCCTATGGCAACTACCACCAGACTCCATTGCGTGACATCATCATTCAATTCAAATTCCGAGACGTTCTACCTCCGGTTGAAACGTTGGTCTCTGCTCTGGCCAAGGCGTTTGCTCCTCAGCTAAAAGAGCTCTCTGCGGACTGTTTGGTACCGATTCCGTTACATCCATATCGGGAGCATAAGCGAGGCTATAATCAGGCTCGTATTATTGCCGAGAGTCTCGCTCCACTGATTGAATTGACCGTTGATGAACATCTCATACAGCGAACCAAGAGACGACGTCCCCAGTCGAAACTGGCTGTAGCTAAGCGAGAGAAAAATATCCAGGGTGTGTTTTCGGTACCCGAGATACCAACAACGAAGTTGAGAATCATTCTGGTCGATGATGTTGTAACGAGTGGAGCTACGGTGACGGAGGCCAAGAAAATCCTTGTTGCTGCCGGGCATACTGTGGTCGGGGTAGTTGCGCTGGCTCACGGGGTGTGA
- a CDS encoding glycosyltransferase family 39 protein, which translates to MKDFFYRNRFPLIAVGAAILVRLVYLLELSYQPGFSVPMVDEKWHWMWAGEIIDKSFWGESAWFRAPLYPYLLALLRWITGASIFWSKLLQLLLCGGTAFFTYRLGHLFYGRTVGLIAALIYAFYGTLLYYEAMFLIPVLFLFFIMWGMYRLVAYRESESALTWLTTGIVFGLATIARPNILIVIPVLMLWLYLARPIIPNIKLRLLRPLALAVGVGLMILPVTVRNLAVTGEPTLISTQGGVNFYIGNNPVANGLSMKMPEVDLNESLRWSQFIPATMAAAQRETGRQLSEAEASSFWTNKTLQFIADNPGQFLGLTWRKTVYFICGFENSDNFDIYYERGKSWLFSALMWQNGLKFPFGLLLPLVLVGIYVRRKDLSKLAPLYLFVLAYIPTIILFLVTARHRLPLIPILAIIAAAGIAGLIDLIRKRHLQPVWIAGGILIVSLLLVNRLYYEEGGSNDFQIHFNAGIKAENLKNYNTAEEEYLLADSFFPYSAALVTSLGHAQYQLGKLDEAATNYHRALSLSPGFHSALNNLGLLVRDKGQLDSALVLFGIAANNFDSTLGRANELGQVYLNAGETYEEVGNIDSAGLAYIKAVEAAPMMGLAYFQAAAFWARHNQFAMTDSLYARGLRFMDLRASDYFNWGLSLINRQRLSDGIGMMYSALKRDTALYQAYYCIGLSLWQGGFPADSAMPFIDRALDFDSTYQPALSLKTLMQEATKQE; encoded by the coding sequence ATGAAAGACTTTTTCTACAGAAACAGGTTTCCGCTAATCGCTGTTGGTGCCGCAATCCTTGTACGCCTTGTCTACTTGCTCGAACTTAGCTACCAGCCCGGATTTTCTGTTCCGATGGTGGACGAAAAATGGCATTGGATGTGGGCTGGTGAGATCATCGACAAATCATTCTGGGGGGAAAGTGCCTGGTTCCGTGCGCCACTTTATCCCTACTTGCTCGCCTTACTACGCTGGATAACGGGCGCTTCGATATTCTGGTCCAAACTCCTGCAACTACTTCTCTGCGGCGGAACCGCCTTCTTCACCTATCGCCTGGGCCATCTCTTTTATGGTCGGACAGTCGGCCTGATCGCGGCTCTAATCTATGCTTTCTATGGCACCCTCCTATATTACGAAGCGATGTTTCTCATCCCGGTCTTGTTCCTGTTTTTCATCATGTGGGGTATGTATCGTCTCGTCGCCTATCGCGAATCCGAATCGGCTCTCACATGGCTAACTACAGGCATCGTCTTTGGGCTAGCCACTATCGCCCGCCCGAATATCCTGATTGTAATCCCGGTGCTAATGCTGTGGCTATATCTTGCTAGACCCATTATACCCAACATTAAGCTCCGTCTTTTACGGCCGCTGGCCCTCGCAGTCGGAGTAGGATTGATGATCCTCCCGGTTACAGTCCGCAACTTAGCGGTTACCGGAGAACCAACGCTGATCTCGACTCAGGGCGGAGTCAATTTCTACATTGGCAACAACCCGGTCGCCAACGGCCTATCCATGAAAATGCCGGAAGTTGATCTCAACGAATCCCTCCGTTGGAGCCAGTTTATTCCTGCCACGATGGCCGCGGCACAGCGCGAGACGGGGCGACAACTGTCAGAGGCAGAGGCATCATCGTTCTGGACTAACAAGACCCTGCAATTCATAGCCGACAACCCCGGCCAGTTCCTTGGCTTGACCTGGCGCAAAACGGTCTACTTCATCTGTGGTTTTGAAAACAGTGACAACTTCGACATCTACTATGAACGCGGCAAATCCTGGCTCTTTAGTGCCCTGATGTGGCAGAATGGCTTGAAATTTCCCTTCGGTCTGCTGCTGCCTCTGGTGCTGGTCGGTATCTATGTCAGGCGCAAAGACCTGTCCAAACTCGCACCTTTGTATCTTTTCGTACTGGCCTACATCCCCACGATCATCCTCTTTCTGGTGACGGCCCGGCATAGATTGCCGTTGATCCCTATTCTCGCTATCATAGCCGCGGCCGGTATAGCGGGCTTGATTGATCTTATTCGCAAACGTCACCTGCAACCCGTCTGGATTGCAGGCGGGATACTCATCGTAAGTCTTCTCCTTGTTAACCGCCTGTACTACGAGGAAGGTGGAAGCAATGATTTCCAGATTCACTTTAATGCCGGCATCAAAGCGGAAAACCTTAAGAACTACAATACCGCCGAGGAGGAATACTTATTAGCCGACAGTTTTTTCCCGTACTCTGCTGCGCTAGTGACCAGTCTTGGGCACGCTCAATACCAGCTTGGCAAACTCGACGAAGCGGCAACTAACTACCATCGCGCCCTGTCGCTCTCTCCCGGTTTCCACAGCGCCCTAAATAACCTTGGCTTGCTGGTTCGAGATAAAGGACAACTCGACTCGGCTCTGGTGCTCTTCGGAATAGCCGCAAATAACTTCGATTCAACCCTCGGCCGAGCAAATGAACTAGGACAAGTCTACCTTAACGCGGGCGAGACTTATGAGGAAGTCGGGAACATAGACTCCGCTGGACTGGCCTACATTAAAGCCGTCGAAGCCGCCCCTATGATGGGTTTGGCCTATTTCCAGGCGGCTGCTTTCTGGGCGCGCCACAATCAGTTCGCTATGACCGATTCTCTTTACGCGCGCGGTTTGCGCTTCATGGATCTTCGGGCTAGCGACTATTTCAACTGGGGTCTTTCATTGATAAACCGCCAGCGCCTCAGCGATGGTATTGGAATGATGTATAGCGCTCTAAAAAGAGACACGGCTCTGTACCAAGCCTACTACTGTATTGGTTTGAGTCTCTGGCAGGGAGGTTTCCCGGCAGATTCGGCTATGCCCTTCATAGACCGGGCATTGGATTTCGATTCTACCTACCAACCCGCTCTTTCCCTGAAGACGTTGATGCAAGAGGCCACTAAACAGGAATAG
- the xerD gene encoding site-specific tyrosine recombinase XerD: MKIQTLIDDYLDHLKMERGLSDNTIRSYRRDLLEFAGTTQKSSIEHIRISSANDFVATLCLADRKPSTVARKISSLKGFFNYLLDADVVKQNPFATLSAPKISRYHPDYLSPAEIQQIIDSIDLGRPAGWRDRMVIEFLYGSGLRISELVALKVNDIETEAGFIRVTGKGNKQRLVPLGRFAREALEMYLRSDISRPSPEAGNHLLLNRFRNPFSRVGLWKLIRRYVQRAGISKSVSPHTFRHSFATHMIEGGADLRIVQEMLGHADISTTQIYTRIDRDYVVAEHRKYHPRELAGSKDDRSA; the protein is encoded by the coding sequence ATGAAGATCCAGACACTCATTGACGATTACCTGGACCATCTGAAGATGGAACGTGGTCTGTCCGACAACACGATCAGATCCTACCGGCGTGATCTGTTGGAGTTTGCTGGAACGACACAGAAGTCCTCCATCGAGCATATCAGGATTTCGTCTGCAAATGACTTTGTGGCCACCCTCTGTCTGGCGGACCGCAAACCGTCCACGGTTGCAAGGAAAATATCGTCGTTGAAAGGATTCTTTAACTATTTGCTGGATGCCGATGTTGTGAAACAGAATCCATTTGCCACACTGTCGGCACCGAAAATATCACGATATCATCCCGACTATCTCTCCCCAGCCGAGATACAACAGATTATCGACAGTATTGATCTTGGGCGACCGGCAGGGTGGCGCGACCGGATGGTGATTGAGTTTCTGTACGGCAGTGGATTACGGATATCGGAATTGGTAGCTCTTAAGGTCAACGACATTGAGACCGAAGCCGGATTTATTCGGGTTACCGGCAAGGGCAACAAACAGCGATTGGTGCCTTTGGGGCGGTTTGCCCGGGAGGCGCTGGAGATGTATCTTCGTTCCGATATTTCGCGGCCATCACCGGAGGCAGGTAACCACCTGCTTCTTAACAGATTCCGGAATCCGTTTTCGCGGGTGGGATTGTGGAAGCTTATTCGTCGATATGTCCAGCGAGCGGGGATCAGCAAGTCGGTGTCACCGCACACGTTCCGACATTCATTTGCAACTCACATGATAGAAGGGGGCGCGGATTTAAGAATAGTGCAAGAAATGCTCGGTCATGCCGATATTAGTACGACACAGATTTATACCAGGATTGACCGGGATTATGTCGTTGCTGAGCACCGAAAATACCATCCTCGAGAATTGGCCGGGTCCAAAGACGACCGATCCGCCTGA
- a CDS encoding response regulator produces MSHNIDIAAAKVLVVDDEPEITEIVQAFLGEAGYRVVVENSPMKVCDVAREFLPDVILLDIMMPDVDGYDICEALKKDSKLATTPVIFLTGKDRNDDMGRSFKVGGDMFIKKPFSCERLLEIVNIVLMSTRHT; encoded by the coding sequence ATGTCACATAATATTGATATAGCCGCAGCCAAAGTGTTGGTCGTAGATGATGAGCCAGAGATCACTGAAATAGTGCAGGCATTCCTGGGTGAGGCTGGCTACCGGGTGGTTGTCGAGAATTCTCCGATGAAGGTCTGTGACGTGGCCCGTGAGTTTCTGCCGGACGTAATACTACTGGACATTATGATGCCCGATGTCGATGGCTATGATATTTGCGAAGCCTTGAAGAAGGACAGTAAGCTGGCCACGACGCCGGTCATATTCCTAACCGGTAAGGATCGCAACGATGATATGGGACGATCATTCAAAGTCGGCGGCGACATGTTCATCAAAAAACCCTTCTCCTGTGAACGTCTCCTGGAAATTGTTAACATAGTCCTTATGTCAACCAGACATACTTGA
- a CDS encoding response regulator yields MSESTATTTRTILVVDDEPTITGVLSTILTKGGYEVLIATEGSSAVTMAVEQSPDLILMDITMPGMNGYETAEKIKAIPELVSTPIIFLTGQAPGEDAGKAFASGGVSYLRKPFSTQQISNVVELALLSLGEQ; encoded by the coding sequence ATGAGTGAATCTACTGCGACAACGACCAGAACTATCCTTGTTGTAGATGACGAACCAACCATTACTGGTGTTCTCAGCACAATACTTACCAAGGGTGGTTATGAGGTTCTGATTGCTACTGAAGGTTCCTCGGCGGTTACAATGGCCGTGGAACAATCACCGGACTTGATTTTGATGGATATTACGATGCCGGGTATGAACGGTTATGAGACGGCAGAGAAGATAAAAGCGATTCCGGAGCTGGTAAGCACTCCAATTATATTTCTTACAGGTCAGGCTCCAGGTGAGGATGCAGGGAAGGCGTTTGCCAGTGGTGGAGTTTCATACTTACGCAAACCGTTCAGCACTCAACAGATAAGTAACGTAGTTGAACTCGCCCTGCTCTCGTTGGGTGAACAATAA
- a CDS encoding N-acetylmuramoyl-L-alanine amidase, which translates to MLKLRTFKWMIVLGTILGVVYGASVTAKTIKVVVSGGSEKIKAFDNDQVTFFSLSEFAQIAGGMLDWEMIGHRVSYTLDTNRFSFVLDAPFFKLNDQIYNITFPVELRQGQLFVPAATFVPFLDRVLPQKITWDPDKNTLRIDSEYFNVTDLSISAKANGLLIEVFLTSALAYEVFVTEGNWINISVRDGMLNRTQILSRRDRRYMYDLKAHQVDGAGQVSMRLRAKTNNWHHKLQYDPPRIQISIVDEGFAIDTSDTPVSVGPDNKIDVIVIDPGHGGKHSGAVGRGGTREKDVALAVSKKLANLIRKDKQFKVIMTRDRDKTVTLEQRAKVANDAGADLFLSIHANSSVRRSVRGWNVFYLAPARNDSARAVAQFENSAFLRDRDIGEAVNDEDDLFADPILTILNEMIMTEFQKESLDFATMIDREFRRSLKTPARGVDMAAFFVLNRVFSPSVLIETGFISNRTEEKLLKSKKYQQQVAEGIYRAIKRFKSKYEQ; encoded by the coding sequence ATGTTGAAGCTTCGTACATTTAAATGGATGATCGTTCTTGGCACCATTTTGGGCGTAGTCTATGGTGCGTCGGTTACCGCCAAAACAATTAAAGTAGTAGTCTCCGGCGGCTCCGAGAAGATCAAGGCGTTTGACAATGATCAGGTGACCTTTTTTTCACTGTCCGAGTTCGCTCAAATCGCTGGCGGAATGCTGGATTGGGAGATGATCGGACACCGCGTATCGTACACTCTCGACACTAATCGATTCAGTTTTGTTCTGGACGCACCATTTTTCAAGCTCAACGATCAGATCTACAATATTACTTTCCCGGTCGAACTTCGCCAGGGGCAGCTATTCGTACCTGCGGCAACTTTTGTTCCTTTCCTGGACCGGGTATTGCCACAGAAGATAACCTGGGACCCCGACAAAAACACTTTACGGATCGATTCCGAATATTTCAACGTTACTGACTTGAGCATCTCAGCCAAAGCCAACGGTCTACTCATCGAAGTCTTCCTGACCAGTGCCCTTGCCTACGAGGTTTTTGTCACCGAAGGTAACTGGATCAATATCTCTGTCCGTGACGGCATGCTGAATCGTACGCAGATTCTCTCTCGGCGCGACCGGCGATACATGTATGATCTTAAAGCGCACCAGGTCGATGGTGCCGGACAGGTTTCGATGCGACTTCGGGCAAAGACAAACAACTGGCATCACAAGCTTCAGTACGACCCGCCGCGTATCCAGATTTCGATAGTTGATGAGGGTTTTGCAATCGACACGTCCGACACGCCGGTCAGTGTCGGACCTGACAACAAGATCGACGTGATCGTCATCGATCCCGGGCACGGCGGCAAGCATTCGGGGGCGGTCGGTAGAGGGGGTACCCGTGAGAAGGATGTTGCATTGGCTGTCAGCAAGAAACTGGCCAATTTGATTCGAAAGGATAAACAGTTCAAGGTCATCATGACTCGTGACCGTGACAAGACGGTAACGCTTGAGCAGCGAGCCAAAGTAGCCAATGATGCCGGTGCGGATCTCTTTTTGTCAATACATGCCAACTCAAGTGTCCGCCGATCAGTTCGTGGTTGGAATGTCTTCTATCTGGCTCCGGCCCGGAATGACTCAGCTCGCGCTGTTGCACAGTTCGAAAACAGTGCTTTCCTGCGAGACCGTGATATTGGTGAGGCTGTGAATGATGAAGATGACCTGTTTGCCGATCCCATTCTGACCATCCTGAACGAGATGATAATGACCGAATTTCAGAAGGAATCTCTCGACTTCGCTACGATGATCGATCGTGAGTTCAGACGATCACTGAAGACGCCGGCGCGCGGGGTTGATATGGCCGCCTTTTTTGTTCTTAATCGTGTCTTCTCACCCTCGGTCCTAATTGAGACTGGCTTCATCTCTAATCGCACCGAAGAGAAACTCCTGAAGAGCAAGAAGTACCAGCAGCAGGTTGCCGAGGGCATCTACCGCGCCATAAAAAGGTTCAAATCCAAATACGAACAGTAA
- a CDS encoding diguanylate cyclase has translation MSLLSTENTILENWPGPKTTDPPETTCYHFALKQSGVSIDFHLEQFYRGEKVVIHRFDTLSSLLTICRRYQIDMIMIGSRSDMIRDIELVRSIKENVFLSIIPVILYHPEPPRDVMVAAYQSGAEDFIHGQWVEKLVEVRIRKAIERSKRDQAINPSTQLPGPTIIEREVNRQLKAGSEFAVCYADLDNFKAYNDYYGYVFGDRVIRLTARIIKDAVFDLCPGGFVGHIAGDDYIFIIPISQVDQICEAVLKTFDSIIPYRYKEEDRERGHITTVGRRGEVERFPLLTLSIAVLLNINGTFSHMGEMSKMLADLKKATKAREGSNYLVERRQKY, from the coding sequence ATGTCGTTGCTGAGCACCGAAAATACCATCCTCGAGAATTGGCCGGGTCCAAAGACGACCGATCCGCCTGAGACTACATGCTATCATTTTGCGCTGAAGCAGTCGGGAGTGAGCATTGACTTCCATCTGGAACAGTTCTATCGGGGGGAGAAAGTTGTCATCCATAGGTTCGACACTCTGTCGTCCCTTTTGACGATCTGCCGTCGTTATCAGATTGACATGATCATGATCGGCAGCCGCTCGGATATGATTCGAGATATCGAACTGGTGCGCTCCATTAAAGAAAATGTATTTCTGTCAATCATACCGGTGATCCTTTACCATCCTGAGCCACCCAGAGATGTCATGGTGGCTGCGTATCAGAGTGGCGCTGAAGATTTTATTCACGGCCAATGGGTCGAAAAACTAGTTGAAGTTCGAATCCGCAAAGCCATAGAACGCAGCAAACGAGATCAAGCTATCAATCCATCTACACAGTTACCTGGGCCAACGATTATTGAGCGTGAGGTCAATCGTCAATTGAAGGCGGGATCAGAGTTTGCGGTCTGCTACGCCGATCTGGACAATTTCAAAGCCTACAATGATTACTACGGATATGTGTTTGGCGACAGGGTCATCCGGCTTACAGCCAGGATTATCAAAGATGCCGTATTTGATCTATGTCCCGGCGGGTTTGTCGGGCATATTGCCGGCGACGACTATATCTTCATAATCCCCATTAGTCAGGTTGATCAGATATGTGAGGCTGTACTCAAGACCTTTGACTCGATAATCCCATACCGCTACAAAGAAGAAGACCGCGAGCGTGGCCATATCACAACAGTTGGACGCCGGGGAGAGGTTGAGAGATTTCCTCTCCTGACCTTGTCCATTGCTGTTCTTCTAAACATCAACGGCACTTTCTCGCATATGGGGGAGATGTCAAAAATGCTGGCTGACCTTAAGAAAGCAACGAAGGCACGTGAGGGGTCCAACTACCTTGTCGAGCGTCGCCAGAAATACTAA